In Notolabrus celidotus isolate fNotCel1 chromosome 22, fNotCel1.pri, whole genome shotgun sequence, the genomic stretch CAGTTTGGCAGTTTTATCAAAAACTTCACTGTTGCAAACATTGCACTTACTTACCTGCATTATGGATGTTGTAGAGTCTCAAGGTATTAAGGTACCAAATTCAGTTCTTATCAGTGGGTTAGCTGGTACAGAGGTAGATGAAGAGGTGATCGAGTTCTTGAAGACATATGGGTCAATTTCAAGAGTAGTGAAGGTTGACAGTTCTGACCCTGAGTTTAAGAACACAGCAATAGTTGAGTTTCAGTTCGGCACAGCTATTGAAGCACTCCAAGATGAATTACCACTTCGCAAAGCCACCTCTAACCCTAGCATTACCCATGATATTCAACTTTTGTCTACACTATACAGTACTAAGCTAACCTCTAGCCTAACTCAGTCCTACTTAACTGACTTAAAGGGAGTTGCAAAGGTTAGTGGTGCGGACTATGAGCGGATACTGCTAGAAGAGCTATCCAAAATTCAGAAATCAACAGAGAGTAAGGGCATAGCTCCATTTGAGGAGCCTACAGAGGCTCAAACCCCCCTTTTTGTCTCTGATACAGAGGTTGTAGCCTCCTTGGATCCTGTTCCAGCCCAGATCAGTCAGGTCGATTACTCGGTCAGCTCTAAAAGTGACATCCCACCACCTACTTTAAATCAGGGCTTTAAAGCCTCACCTGCTGCTGAGAGACCCGACTGCTGCTTGTCAACTGAACAGATCAGTACCCCTGAAGTCCAAAGAGTGGTGGTTGAACACATTGTGAAAAGCCAGTCTCAAGCATACCAAGGCTCCTCTAAGTTCAGACCATTCTCCGGGAAAAATCCATGTCCTAACCTGGAAGTTGACTATGAAACCTGGCGTAGTAATGTCGACTTCTATCTTGCAGATCCCACTGTCCCTGAGAGACAAGTGGTACGGAAAATCATAGAGAGCCTTTTGGCCCCTGCTGCCAACATTGTGAAACATCTTGGGCCTCTTTCACGCCCCTTGGATTTCTTGAGCCTCCTTGATTCGGCTTATGGTACCGTGGATGATGTTGATGAACTATTCGCGAAATATCTGAACACCAATCAAAATGCAGGTGAAAAGCCCTCTGTGTATTTACATCGCCTGCAGTCCACGTTGAGCAAGGTTGTAAAAGGAGGTGGTATTGCAGCCAGTGACTCTGACCGCCAACTGCTAAAACAGTTTTGTAGGGGTTGCTGGAACAACAGTTTAATCACCAGTCTCCAGCTGGAGCAAAAGAAATCCAACCCACCCCCATTTTCtgagctgttgctgttgctgcgaACTGAGGAGGATAAGCAAGCTGCAAAATCCAACCGCATGAAGCAGCACCTTGGATTCTCGAAGTTAAAGGTTCAGTCCAACCCACAAAGTGTGTACTCAGACACAGGTATgtcagctgatgatgatgacacaACCCTTGGAGTGACAATGAAGCTACAGAAGCAAGTTGCCCGACTCCAAGCGCAGTTGACCACCCTGAAAGCCAGTATGGATGAACCTTTAAACAGAACAACTCCTACTAAGGCACCAAAAGCAAAGAAAGGTAAACCAAAAGAAACAGCAAAGAGCCTTCCACAGTCCAGTGCTAATTTTGGTAAGAGTAACAGGAGACCTCGTCCCTGGTACTGTTTCAACTGTGGTGAAGATGGGCATATAGCCCCATCGTGCACCAATGACCCCAACCCTGATGTTGTGGAAGCTAAACGAAAAGAACTAAAGGAAAAGCAAAGATCCTGGGACGAACAAAACACATCAGATTTAAACTAAGTTCTGTTCCAGTTGAGGGACAAACTGGAACACGCATTAATGTCAGTCCCAAACTTAAAGCTGCATTGAAGACACAATCTCATTCACCCAACTCAAAGCACAAAATACCTAAAGGGTTAGTTGGTAGGAAATGCACAGTTAATGTCACTGTAGCTGGAGTGAACTGCAACTCTTTGTTGGACACTGGGTCTCAGGTGACTACAGTTTCAGCCTCCTTCTACAATGAAAACCTGTCAGATCAGCCTATCCAGTCTATCGATCTTCTTGAAGTTGAAGGTGCCAACGGTCAAGCTGTCCCATATTTGGGATATGTGGAAGTCAACATTGGGTTTCCAAAAGACTTTGTTGACACACAGCCTGAAGTCTCCACCTTGGCTTTGGTTGTTCCTGATTTAAGATCCAGCACTGATATGCCTGTCTTGATTGGCACAAATGCACTTGATGTTCTTTACGAAGAGCACTGTCAGGATAAAGCTGTGCATGACATTTCCTCTGTCTATGGCTATAGACAGATCCTGAGGACACTTGCACtcagaaacaaaatcaacactTCTGGGAAGATCGGTCTCATGACATTACGAGACAACAAACAAGCATTCATTCCAGCTCATGAAAGAGTCTGTCTTGAAGGCTACATCAATGCCAACGCCACCACTGGTGAGAGATGGGCAGTGTTGGAGCAACCAACCACATCTGCTTTACCTGGTGGGATCTTTATTGATTGTTGCCTCATCACATTGCCGAGTCACCATCCTCAAAAGTTTCCTGTGTGGGTGAGAAATGAGACAGATCATGACATAACACTCCCTACAAACTGTGTTGTTGCTGAACTGCATGTTGCTGATCAGGTCTATGAGAACCGAACCCCACACAGCACAGACTCTGTCACTGCAGAATGTTGTCGTGTCTCTTCTCCAGCCTCTGGTCAGCctgctgagaccaagtcaaCATTTGATTTTGCTGATTCTCCACTGCCAGAAGAATGGAAGAGCAGGGTCACACAGAGTCTCAGCGCCTATTCTGATGTCTTTGCAAACAATGATCTTGATTTTGGTCATGCTACTAAGGTCAAGCATAAGATAAAGCTTAAAGATGAGACACCATTTAAGCAAAGGTCCAGACCTATACACCCAAATGACTACGAAGCTGTGAGAAAGCACCTTCAAACCCTCTTGGAAGCTGGGGTGATCCGGGAATCCGAATCCCCCTACTCATCACCCATCGTTGTGGTCAAGAAAAAGAATGGTGAAGTTCGACTATGTGTTGACTATCGGAAACTTAACACACAAACGATAAGGGATGCCTACGCACTGCCTCACCTGGAAGAAACCTTCTCAGCCCTCTCCGGCTCAAAGTGGTTCTCGGTGATGGATTTGAAGTCAGGCTATTATCAGATCGAAATGGAAGAGAATGACAAGCCCAAGACTGCCTTTGTTTGCCCTTTGGGGTTTTGGGAGTTCAATCGAATGCCCCAGGGCATAACCAATGCTCCTAGCACCTTTCAACGATTAATGGAGCGGTGTATGGGAGACATTCACCTGAAAGAAGTGCTGGTGTTTCTGGACGATTTGATTGTGTTCTCCGATTCCCTAGAGGAACATGAAAAACGGCTACAGCACGTCCTCCAACGTCTGAGGGAAAATGGTTTGAAACTGTCTCCTAAAAAATGCAAATTCTTTCAGACGTCTGTACGCTACTTGGGTCATATCGTCTCCAGAGATGGGGTTAAGACAGATCCTGAAAAAATTGCTGCCATAAAAACATGGCCAGTGCCCCAGACCCTCAAACAACTCAAGTCATTTTTAGGTTTTACTGGCTATTATCGCCGCTTTGTCAAAGACTACTCAAAGATAGTCAAACCTTTAAATGACCTCACAGCAGGTTACCCACCTGTCAGGAAGGGGCAGAAGAGTACAGCTTGTCAGGGAAAGTATCTGAACCCAAAGGAGCCACTTACAGACAGGTGGACTCCTCCTTGTCAGGAAGCTTTTGAGTGTGTTAAGGAGAGGTTAACATCAGCTCCAGTACTGGGTTTTGCCAATCCACAGCAACCTTATGTCCTCCATACGGACGCAAGTACCACTGGTTTGGGTGCTGCTCTATATCAGGAGCAGGATGGTAACATGCAAGTCATTGCCTATGCCAGTAGAGGACTTGCGCCAAGTGAGGCTAGGTACCCAGCGCACAAGTTGGAGTTTTTGGCCCTAAAATGGTCAGTTGTGGAAAAATTTCATGACTACCTCTATGGCAAAACATTCACAGTGGTAACTGACAATAATCCACTGACATACCTACTTACGTCAGCCAAACTGGACGCAGCCAGTTACCGTTGGTTAGCGGCTCTTTCCACCTTTGATTTCCATATCAAGTATAGGGCTGGGAAAAATAACCAGGATGCTGATGGGCTGTCACGGCGGCCTCATGACGAGTTGGCTGCTGACAGTGATTCGCATGAGGAGGAAGAGCGCATCAAAAGGTTCGCCTCACATCTTCTGTCATCACCAACAGAACACTGCGGTTTCAGTTCAGATGCAGTTACAGCTGTGTGTCACCGGCATCTTTTCCATGAGACAGATAATCATTCTCCTTCCATCACCTTGGTTGAGTCTCTGGCCATACATGCTGATGCTGTACCAGATGTGTATGGCGAAGAGGAGTTATCAGGTCAAGTGACTGTGCCTGCTTTCTCTGAAAATGACCTCAAAGAACATCAAGAAGCTGATCCGAACATAAGCCAAATGATAAAGTTGTTGAAAGCTGGGTGTGATGTGCCTCACCACCTCAAAATTGACTCCCCTGACCTCAGATTGATGTTGAAAGAGTGGAAGCGTCTAGAAATGAGGAATGGTCTTCTGTGTAGGAGGAGGGAATGTGAGAATCTGACCACTTACCAGCTTGTACTCCCAGCGTCCTTAAGGCCAACTGTTCTCACATGCCTCCATGACGATATGGGGCACATGGGCTGCGAGCGGACCCAAGATCTGGTGAGATCCCGATTCTATTGGCCGAAAATGGCAACAGATGTGGAAAACAAGTTAAAGAGCTGCGGACGCTGTGTCAGAAGGAAGTCTCAACCCGAAAGGGCAGCGCCTCTGGTTAACATCCGGACATCGCGACCAATGGAATTGGTCTGCATGGATTTCTTGTCACTGGAACCTGACAGCAGGAATACAAAGGACATTTTAGTCATTACGGACCATTTCACCAAGTACGCCGTAGCTTTGCCTACTCGAGACCAGAAGGCTAACACTGTTGCTAAATGTCTTTGGGAACAATTCCTGGTGCACTATGGGTTCCCTGAACGCCTTCATAGCGACCAAGGCAGAGATTTCGAATCTCGTGTCATCAAGGAACTCTGTGCTATGACAGGTACCAAGAAGGTGAGAACAAGCCCTTATCATCCGAGGGGCAACCCTGTCGAGCGCTTCAATCGTACTCTTCTCAGCATGCTGGGTACATTGAATGATGAACAAAAGACTCACTGGAGGGATTTTGTCAAAACTCTTGCTCATGCCTACAACTGTACTAAGAACGAGGTTACTGGATTCAGCCCCTACGAGCTGATGTTTGGCCGACAACCCCGGCTACCAGTAGACCTCGCATTCGGGTTGCCAGTTTGGGAAGCACAGCAGGCATCACACTCTCAGTATGTCCGCAACCTGAAAGCTCGTCTGGAGGAGAGCTATCAAATTGCTCTGGACAATTCACAGAAGCTGGCTGAACGAAACAAACATCGCTTTGACAAACGTGTCAGAGAATCAACTCTGAAAGTGGGTGACCGAGTCCTGGTGAGGAATGTCCGTCTgcgtaacaaacacaaactcgcTGACAAATGGGAGTCTACTGTTTATCATGTTCTGGAACAAATGGGAGATCTGCCTGTCTATAGGGTTCAGTCAGTGAATGGAAATGccccaatcagaacccttcatAGGGATCTCTTGCTCTCTTGTGGAAACTTGTCTGAAGAGGATGAGGTGGACAAGCCAAACACTCCCCGTCGGCCCAGAACTAGACAAACCCTCTCCCAGCAGCAAGAGCAGGATTTCTCCGATTCTGATGATGAATGCCCAAGTTTGCATGAAGAACCAACTGTTCACACAGAGATACTCACTGAAGTGTATGACATTTCAAGAGACATGAGAACTTCCACTGCCTCTGACACCCAGATTCCACCTGTACCATTTCAGACCCCACCACTGCCACCTGCAGATGACTCTCAGCTGTCACCAGCTGATGAAGCAGAAAATGGTCCTGACCAGATTGTCGGATGTCAGGAGTCTGATGGTGCAGCCGAGCTGCTTGATGGAGATGTAGCACCGTGTGATGCTGACAAAGACAATGAGCAAATGTTAGGAGATTCAGATGATGAACATGATAAAGACAAAGAACCAGATACTGAACACTCAGAGATGGAAGTGAACCAACAAACTGAAGAAGAGCAAGGCACAGACAGAGAAAATGGTGAAGATACAGTGATAAGGAGATCAGACAGGTTAAGACGGGCACCAGGTCGGTTCCACTATCCTCAGTTGGGGAGACCTCTGATTTCCTTTGCTCAGAGTTTATTGGAAAGCTTTAACCAAGCacttgattcattcattgacCCCAATGATCATCAAGTCTATGATAGTCTAAACATTTGAGCACATGAAGGGACTCATGCTACTTTACGGGGGGAGGGTGTAACCCACATAAAAGTAGATGGGTATTAAAGGGTTAACTCCTCGCGAGTCACCCTGTTTGATCATCAGCGCACCCTGTAGCTCGACCGGTGAGAGAGAAACGCccctaaaaaaacacagatcctGCCGAGAGTGAAAGGTGTGAAGTGTGTGATGCAGAGCTTAAAACTTTGTATGATAATCACGATAATATAAGTGCATAAACAAGTTAAATCCTAGCTAGACTGTCGGTCTGGTTCTGGACGGGTTTCTAACTGGTGTCACGGACGCAGGATTTTGTTGTTTCCTTTGAAGCTCCGGTGAGTTGAAGTAGCATGTGTGAGCTAAGCTAATAGCATGGCATCTTGCTAGCTAAATGTAATAGCCTACAGTGTGAGGAATTCAGTTCATTTTATGTGAGATTAAGCTTAAAAACCAATCGGAGTATTTTGACAGTGTTCTGGAAGTATGTTGGTAATTGTTTGAATGTAAGCAGTATGTCAAATGTGGTTCATTATGTTGTTTCATGCTGTTAAGATAACAGTAAATATAGTTATGGCAGTTTCATGCTTAGAAGAGGGATTCTTCATGTTCAGCTCCTTGTTAAAGGGATATAATGTCATATTAGTAAAAGTTGTGAGAAAAAGGTTTCATTTATGCTTTACTGAAGCAGATGACATTTAATTTTAGTGAAATACTATAAATTACAGGACAATTCTTTATAGAAAATATAAAGTAATTGAGTTTTGAGAAATTTGATGAGATCTCATTTGATAGACAGACTGTATGATGATTTATTCTGATGACTGATTATTTATTCTGTACTGTGAGTACAGATTGGTTTTTGAGGACCCTGGATTGTGGCTTAGAGTACTATACTCTTTGCTGGAAACTGATGGCGAGCCAGTCCCAACGTCGAGACATCCCAAAGACAGCCTGAACGCAGTGTGGCCAGCTGCGTCAGATTCGTCCAACAGGATCAGAGATTCCAGATTCCAGATAAGGAATAATCATCATCACATGCACTTTATTCTACCCGGGTAGAGAGAGACATTTAAGACTAAACCCAGACTAAagacatttatatttttctatattttgtttttggtaCAGAGCTCATTTATTTTTGGGGAAAACTTTATATTGTTGTAACCTGCAAGGCAAATGTTTGCTACACTGTAAATAAATCTGCCAACTGTTATTACCACTTAACCTTCTCCTTTCATATTTACTCCTCAGAACCTAGGTAAATACTGTAGCTTCTTGGCCTTAATTGAACACAAGTGCTACATAAATCTATAGATTCATAATGGATTATCACTTGGCACACAAGACATACAAAATGCTTATTGCATTCAAGGTGATGGTGAGAACCCTTGTGTTTCTGGCTTACATTCTCTCCTAAATCAGTATCTGCCTCCTCATCTTAGAAGATCAGATCAATGGCCTCCTGCACAGTCAGTCTTGCTGTCACTAAAATGTCAGCTCAGGTGCTTTTGTAATCTTTTGGCCCTCGCCTTCTCTTTCGATCTCTGTTTTGATCTCTGCTCAGAATTAATGGACTCTGATCTGTTTATTTGTAGATGATTTTGTTGCATTGTGGGTGGCTTATCCTCACAGGTTCAGATACAAGGCCTGTGTCAAAGCTGCCGCTGACCTGGGTATGACTCTGTTCCTTAAGCAGGGAACACAATACGAGATAATTGGTCAATTTGGGGCTTCTCTTTGGATgttggattttcttttttagattgGTAGaggacaaaaatgtgttttattatcagtATTGGCCTTAatcttaagacttacctttttaatctagcttttaatttggggtaatttattgaattattattataatcattgctttaacatttatttcccttatttaattatctatgtatttcttgtattcatctgatctcgttaacgctaccttatttttaacttttctttccactcttaattaattttactgtcttgattttattttatctttaagtattttatttctaatcatgggctgcatgtttatatgtatgaaatgtgctatacaaataaagttgagttgagtattattattttttttatacctACTATACATATAATCATTCATTTCttcatgaaaaagaaagttGCACATTAAATGACATTattcatatttgtcatttatttattcaatcattcattttatttccatgtctctgattggctgagcttCCTGTCAGTGTGGGAGGGCCTGTGCCACCATGTAAAGTATTATTAGTCTcatagaaagagaagaaaaaaatccacctttgtaaaaaaataaaaaatgaaactctgtatagaaaatgtaatatatgCCTGCCTGTTACCATTCAACAAGTGTGTGTACCTTAAAGATCCTCCCTTTGGCTAAATGTATTCCATATTAAATGATAGAGATGCCTCTTTTTTTGATCATGATAAAAGTCTCGCTCAATTCAGTTACTTTTGACAGCACATTGGAAAAAATAACTTGATTCACACCCCATTCTGCGACCAACAGCCTGTTTTCATCAGCTCCTTTCTGCCTGCTAAGTGCCTCCATCTTTCCAGCTCCAGCCAGAAGCGCCCGCTCTCAGTGTAAAGAAAGCTGTGGACTTCAAGCCCAAGGCTGAAAGGCATCACTTATTGCATTACTGATATAATCACAGGGTAACCCATTTCAGACTCAACAAAGTTCCTCTAGAAATGCAAGAAAACCTTTCAAGAGTCCTCCCCGGCTGAACGTGTCTCTTTGAACAGATGAGGAAACTGATTTTGTGTGCAAAACCGGTGTTGACTTTAAGAGGAAGGCTTAAATCAAGAGAGTAAGACTCAACTTTAGAAAGAAAAGATCTTGACTATATTCCACTTAGACTCATAACACACAGGCTGAAAGCAGAATCAACGCATATAAAGATCTTTGTGTG encodes the following:
- the LOC117806658 gene encoding uncharacterized protein LOC117806658, with the translated sequence MDVVESQGIKVPNSVLISGLAGTEVDEEVIEFLKTYGSISRVVKVDSSDPEFKNTAIVEFQFGTAIEALQDELPLRKATSNPSITHDIQLLSTLYSTKLTSSLTQSYLTDLKGVAKVSGADYERILLEELSKIQKSTESKGIAPFEEPTEAQTPLFVSDTEVVASLDPVPAQISQVDYSVSSKSDIPPPTLNQGFKASPAAERPDCCLSTEQISTPEVQRVVVEHIVKSQSQAYQGSSKFRPFSGKNPCPNLEVDYETWRSNVDFYLADPTVPERQVVRKIIESLLAPAANIVKHLGPLSRPLDFLSLLDSAYGTVDDVDELFAKYLNTNQNAGEKPSVYLHRLQSTLSKVVKGGGIAASDSDRQLLKQFCRGCWNNSLITSLQLEQKKSNPPPFSELLLLLRTEEDKQAAKSNRMKQHLGFSKLKVQSNPQSVYSDTGMSADDDDTTLGVTMKLQKQVARLQAQLTTLKASMDEPLNRTTPTKAPKAKKGKPKETAKSLPQSSANFGKSNRRPRPWYCFNCGEDGHIAPSCTNDPNPDVVEAKRKELKEKQRSWDEQNTSDLN